In Plasmodium cynomolgi strain B DNA, scaffold: 0392, whole genome shotgun sequence, the DNA window ATGAAAAACccagtatatatatgatattaatagtaattaaaatttatgtatatttacatgAACCTTCagggatttttttatttcatttaatataatggaaattttacatttgaaaaagaaggtacttttacaatttattttcagaataattatttatgagGAATTATTTGAGACAACGGTAATTATCTTTACATGAAGTAGTCGGTATATTTAAAGCAATAAttcatatattaataaatattaatttttagtaTCAATTTTTAGGAGAAATATTAATGTGGTATGGCATATTGGATATAATTCCggatgaaaatgatgaaaatcaaaaaatattaaatttatgtgATAAAGCTACTTTCTTTCGAAGCGATAATAAAGCCGagtatgtaaaattttgtaagcaaattttaaataattcgtTACAACCTAAAGATTCTAATTATGATGATTTTAAAGATGattgtaataaattatacatctggttatattttaaaatgaagaaatttgtGATCTCTGATGATATTATCAATAAGATATTTGAATTACCTAAATTGatagaaaatgaagagaataaaaataattattgtccttattttacatttaatgataaaaaacataatccagaaaatttaatgaaattacgtatatttaatgataatGCTGCTACCTTTCAACGTATGTTGAAGGATAATACTATGTCAAATGATTGTAATTTAAAAACCTATATCTATGAATGTATTGggatatatagatatatgaATATGGAGTACTGCTCTGTAAGTGATGGTACGACAGAAGAAAATCGAAATTCAtgtgaaataataaatgagTTTAATGGCCGATATAAGtcatatattcataataatgaagaaatagcTCATGAATTTCCAGAATTGTCTTCTCATACTTCTTTGTATGTTATTGATGATTGTCCAGTAGAAGGAAGCTATTCTGATTCATTTTTCGATGAAACAGAAATAGGTACTTCTAGAACAGCGGGTGTATCCTCAGACCTTGGTGCAACAGATGAAATATCGTCATTAAATATGGAGGGAGGTAGAAATACAGATTTGTCATCTCTCGAAGCAGCAAATAATTATTCAAGAgataatattatttcttcAACTAAAGttaaagataaaaatcaAGGTAGTTCTATGTCTCGTATTGTATCCACAACTCTTGGTACAGTGTTAGGGGCATCATCCATATTagctttattatataaggttacacataatttcatataaatatatgaacaataaTATATGAAAGTGTTTATACAATATCTAACTGTtaaatcatataaataaattatataattaactCTTGTTCTTATTAGTTTACGCCAGGAAGGAAATGGATACATTCTGTATTTAGAGGAGTTAGAGGAAGAATAGGAAGCAATTTATATGCAGACGAACttaatgaattattatttgATGGATTCCAAGGTGAGGATATGAGCACATACAACACTAGAAATAAGACATAGGCTATGGTTCTGTATGAATTTAGGGATAATCATAATATAAAGAAGTTTTAGGAATAATCAATATAagaaatttatcaaaataacattaatatatattttatgt includes these proteins:
- a CDS encoding hypothetical protein (putative), translated to MEILHLKKKVLLQFIFRIIIYEELFETTYQFLGEILMWYGILDIIPDENDENQKILNLCDKATFFRSDNKAEYVKFCKQILNNSLQPKDSNYDDFKDDCNKLYIWLYFKMKKFVISDDIINKIFELPKLIENEENKNNYCPYFTFNDKKHNPENLMKLRIFNDNAATFQRMLKDNTMSNDCNLKTYIYECIGIYRYMNMEYCSVSDGTTEENRNSCEIINEFNGRYKSYIHNNEEIAHEFPELSSHTSLYVIDDCPVEGSYSDSFFDETEIGTSRTAGVSSDLGATDEISSLNMEGGRNTDLSSLEAANNYSRDNIISSTKVKDKNQGSSMSRIVSTTLGTVLGASSILALLYKVTHNFI